One genomic segment of Bifidobacterium breve DSM 20213 = JCM 1192 includes these proteins:
- a CDS encoding ABC transporter permease → MANETTENELNQTGEPGTEYFMETLPGQDRYVAPLEETPLQDVDSVDESAPATSMWADAWRTLRRNPLFIISGLLILFIIVVAIAPGLFTKQDPNACDLGNSLSPASAGHPFGYDLQGCDVYTRVIYGTRTSLSVGVLSTLLVVIVGTLIGAVAGFFGGWVDAVLSRINDIFFALPMLLGAIVVLQMFKTSKSIWKIVLVLTLFGWVGVCRIARSAVLESKNLEFNTASTALGSTPARNLFRHILPNSLAPIIVIATTSLASYIVAEATLSFLGVGLPTTTVSWGGDISSAQTNLQTDPMVLFYPSAALAITVLAFIMMGDAVKDALDPKSRTA, encoded by the coding sequence ATGGCAAACGAAACCACTGAAAACGAGCTCAACCAGACCGGCGAGCCGGGAACCGAATACTTCATGGAAACCCTGCCCGGTCAGGACCGTTATGTAGCCCCCCTCGAGGAGACCCCGCTGCAGGACGTCGATTCCGTCGATGAATCCGCACCGGCCACCAGCATGTGGGCCGACGCCTGGCGAACCCTGCGCCGCAACCCGCTGTTCATCATCTCCGGCTTGCTGATCCTGTTCATCATCGTGGTGGCCATCGCCCCCGGTCTGTTCACCAAGCAGGATCCGAACGCCTGCGATCTGGGCAACTCCTTGAGCCCCGCCTCCGCCGGACACCCCTTCGGCTACGACCTGCAGGGCTGCGACGTGTACACCCGCGTGATCTACGGCACGCGCACCTCGCTGTCTGTCGGCGTGCTCTCCACGCTACTAGTCGTGATCGTCGGCACCCTGATCGGCGCCGTCGCCGGCTTCTTCGGCGGCTGGGTCGACGCGGTGCTGAGCCGCATCAACGACATCTTCTTCGCGCTGCCCATGCTGCTCGGCGCCATCGTGGTGCTCCAGATGTTCAAGACCTCCAAGTCCATCTGGAAGATCGTGCTGGTGTTGACGCTCTTCGGTTGGGTCGGCGTATGCCGCATCGCCCGCAGCGCCGTGCTGGAATCGAAGAACCTCGAATTCAACACCGCCTCCACGGCCCTCGGCTCCACGCCGGCCAGAAACCTGTTCCGCCACATTCTGCCGAACTCCCTGGCCCCGATCATCGTCATCGCCACCACCTCGCTGGCCTCCTACATCGTGGCGGAAGCGACGCTGAGCTTCCTCGGCGTCGGCCTGCCGACCACCACGGTGAGCTGGGGCGGCGACATCTCCAGCGCGCAGACCAACCTGCAGACCGATCCGATGGTGCTGTTCTACCCGTCCGCCGCACTGGCCATCACCGTGCTTGCGTTCATCATGATGGGCGACGCCGTCAAGGACGCCCTCGACCCGAAGAGCCGAACGGCCTGA
- a CDS encoding ABC transporter permease, producing MGKYLLRRILQMIPVVLGTTLLVYALVFALPGDPVKAMFGDKPVNEAVAAQIRAEYHLDQPFIVQYFIYLKNALTLNFGDTFAGQPVLDEIARAFPVTIRLGLMAFVFEAIFGVVFGIISGLKKGKWYDTVILIVSLLLISVPTFVTGFVMQYVFGIQWAILPVTAGADPGFLDLLMPAMVLGSASMAYIIRLTRSEISSNIAEDYVRTARAKGMSNGQVMLRHVLRNSLIPVVTYLGQDIGGLMGGAMITEQIFNIHGIGFLTYQSILKGEANLVVSIVTLLMLIFVVCNLVVDMLYAALDPRIRYA from the coding sequence ATGGGTAAGTATCTTCTGCGACGCATTCTGCAGATGATCCCCGTGGTTCTCGGTACGACTCTTCTGGTATATGCCCTTGTATTCGCCCTGCCGGGCGACCCCGTCAAGGCCATGTTCGGAGACAAGCCTGTCAATGAGGCCGTCGCAGCCCAGATCCGCGCAGAATACCATCTCGACCAGCCGTTCATCGTTCAGTACTTTATCTACCTGAAGAATGCACTGACCCTGAACTTCGGCGATACCTTCGCCGGGCAGCCTGTTCTCGACGAAATCGCCCGCGCCTTCCCGGTCACCATCCGGCTCGGCTTGATGGCGTTCGTGTTCGAGGCGATCTTCGGCGTGGTCTTCGGCATCATCTCGGGCCTCAAGAAGGGCAAGTGGTACGACACCGTCATCCTGATCGTCTCCCTGCTGCTTATTTCCGTGCCGACCTTCGTCACCGGCTTTGTCATGCAATATGTCTTTGGTATTCAGTGGGCGATATTGCCGGTGACGGCAGGCGCCGACCCCGGCTTCCTCGACCTGCTCATGCCGGCCATGGTGCTCGGATCGGCGTCGATGGCCTACATCATCCGACTGACCCGTTCCGAAATCTCCTCCAACATCGCCGAGGATTACGTGCGCACCGCACGCGCCAAGGGCATGTCGAACGGTCAGGTCATGCTGCGCCACGTGCTGCGCAACTCCCTGATTCCAGTCGTCACTTACCTGGGCCAGGACATCGGCGGCCTGATGGGTGGTGCCATGATCACCGAGCAGATCTTCAACATCCACGGCATCGGCTTCCTCACCTACCAGTCCATTCTGAAGGGCGAGGCAAACCTGGTGGTGTCCATCGTCACGTTGCTCATGCTGATTTTCGTAGTGTGCAACCTCGTTGTCGACATGCTGTACGCGGCCCTCGATCCGCGTATCCGCTACGCGTGA
- a CDS encoding peptide ABC transporter substrate-binding protein translates to MKKKALAFAAMACSVAMLLSACGGSNSNAASGDTAGSNIITAYNSEPQNPLIPGNTNETGGGKPVDLLFSRLVSFDKDGKASNEVAESITPNDDATQYTIKIKSGWKFTDGTPVTAESFTKAWSYVANAKNAQKCSSFFSAIAGYDDLQKDGLKGDEQLSGLKVVDDTTFTVDLNQSDSVFPIKVGYSAFAPLPESFYKDPKAFGQKPVGNGPYKLDHWDHNKEIALVKNPDYKGNEQPKNDGVTFKVYTDDSAAYRDIQAGNLDVMESVPAAFTKTFKTDKKVQAYSEVGSVIQTFTIPSSLDHFKNDEEGQLRRQAISMAINRDQLIDKVLNGNASAATEFTSPKTPGYSDSLKGADNLKFNASKAKELWAKADTISKYDGQLTFSYNADGGAKPIYDAVVNQLKNNLGIDAATNPIPTFQEFRDAVTNRQMKGAFRTGWQPDYPSAENYLWQLYSTAAADGNGSNDGDYKNPAFDDMCKQAAAAKSVDDANKLYQQAEEILLNDLPAIPLYYSNANGAASLNVKSGYAFDWQNLPTYTEMSKK, encoded by the coding sequence ATGAAGAAGAAAGCTCTTGCTTTCGCTGCCATGGCCTGCTCCGTGGCCATGCTGCTGAGCGCCTGCGGCGGCTCCAACAGCAACGCTGCCTCCGGTGACACCGCTGGCTCCAACATCATCACTGCGTACAACTCCGAACCGCAGAACCCGCTGATCCCGGGCAACACCAACGAAACCGGCGGCGGCAAGCCGGTCGACCTGCTGTTCTCCCGTCTGGTCTCCTTCGACAAGGACGGCAAGGCTTCCAACGAAGTGGCCGAGTCCATCACCCCGAACGATGACGCCACCCAGTACACCATCAAGATCAAGTCTGGCTGGAAGTTCACCGACGGCACTCCGGTGACCGCTGAGTCCTTCACCAAGGCCTGGTCCTACGTGGCCAACGCCAAGAACGCCCAGAAGTGCTCCTCCTTCTTCTCCGCCATCGCCGGCTATGACGATCTGCAGAAGGATGGCCTCAAGGGTGACGAGCAGCTCTCCGGCCTCAAGGTCGTGGACGACACCACCTTCACCGTCGACCTGAACCAGTCCGACTCCGTGTTCCCGATTAAGGTCGGCTACTCGGCCTTCGCCCCGCTGCCCGAGTCCTTCTACAAGGACCCGAAGGCCTTCGGCCAGAAGCCGGTCGGCAACGGCCCGTACAAGCTGGACCACTGGGATCACAACAAGGAAATCGCCCTCGTCAAGAACCCTGACTACAAGGGTAACGAGCAGCCCAAGAATGATGGCGTGACCTTCAAGGTCTACACCGACGACTCCGCCGCTTACCGTGACATTCAGGCCGGCAACCTCGACGTGATGGAATCCGTCCCGGCCGCCTTCACCAAGACCTTCAAGACCGACAAGAAGGTCCAGGCTTACTCCGAGGTCGGCTCCGTCATCCAGACCTTCACCATCCCGTCCTCCCTTGATCACTTCAAGAACGACGAGGAAGGTCAGCTGCGTCGTCAGGCCATCTCCATGGCCATCAACCGTGACCAGCTCATCGACAAGGTGCTCAACGGCAACGCCTCCGCCGCCACCGAGTTCACCTCCCCGAAGACCCCGGGCTACTCCGACTCCCTCAAGGGTGCCGACAACCTGAAGTTCAACGCCTCCAAGGCCAAGGAACTGTGGGCCAAGGCTGACACCATCTCCAAGTACGACGGCCAGCTCACCTTCTCCTACAACGCCGATGGTGGTGCCAAGCCGATTTACGACGCCGTCGTGAACCAGCTCAAGAACAACCTGGGCATCGACGCGGCCACCAACCCGATCCCGACCTTCCAGGAATTCCGTGACGCCGTCACCAATCGTCAGATGAAGGGCGCCTTCCGTACCGGCTGGCAGCCCGATTACCCGTCCGCCGAGAACTACCTGTGGCAGCTGTACTCCACCGCTGCTGCTGACGGCAACGGCTCCAACGACGGTGACTACAAGAACCCGGCCTTCGACGACATGTGCAAGCAGGCCGCCGCCGCCAAGTCCGTCGATGACGCCAACAAGCTGTACCAGCAGGCTGAGGAAATCCTCCTCAACGACCTTCCGGCCATCCCGCTGTACTACTCCAACGCCAACGGTGCGGCTTCCCTCAACGTGAAGTCCGGCTACGCCTTCGATTGGCAGAACCTCCCGACCTACACCGAGATGTCCAAGAAGTGA
- a CDS encoding tyrosine recombinase XerC, protein MRFSSDVDSFISYLRANRGLSANTLKAYRCDIEACLHLFELRGVVSLNEITLNDLRSWMATESHNHARSSMARKTVAVRGFFAWGYEHGVVGVNPAATLMTPSIPNTLPTVLTESQAEQLLDCAEHSEALQRKNRDISNDSSADGPHSARGRSADRAREIAERQRDVAILELLYATGIRVAELVSLDIRDVDFSNRTVRVTGKGNKQRVVPFGLPAEQALQDWIDYGRPALARLAIEKAVPPNGISSDEGALFLGMRGKRLNQRVAREIVHKAAREAGVPDISPHALRHSAATHMLDGGADLREVQEMLGHSSLKTTQRYTHVSIEQLKNRYGQAFPRA, encoded by the coding sequence ATGCGGTTTAGCAGTGACGTCGACTCCTTTATTTCCTATCTGAGAGCTAATCGTGGGCTATCCGCTAATACGCTAAAAGCGTATCGTTGCGACATTGAGGCTTGTCTCCACCTATTCGAGTTGCGTGGTGTGGTCAGCCTGAACGAAATCACGCTGAATGATCTGCGTAGTTGGATGGCAACGGAATCGCACAATCACGCCAGAAGCAGTATGGCCCGCAAAACCGTAGCGGTACGAGGTTTCTTCGCTTGGGGCTATGAGCATGGCGTGGTTGGTGTCAATCCGGCCGCCACATTAATGACCCCCTCGATTCCTAACACCTTGCCGACTGTACTTACTGAATCGCAGGCCGAGCAGCTTCTTGATTGTGCTGAGCATAGTGAGGCCCTGCAACGGAAGAATCGTGATATCTCCAATGATTCCTCGGCTGATGGTCCTCATTCCGCTCGTGGGCGGAGCGCGGATCGGGCGAGGGAAATCGCAGAACGCCAGCGGGATGTGGCGATTCTCGAATTGCTGTATGCCACCGGCATCCGCGTGGCCGAATTGGTTTCTTTGGATATTCGTGATGTCGACTTTTCCAATCGCACCGTCAGAGTGACCGGTAAAGGCAACAAGCAACGGGTGGTTCCGTTTGGATTGCCTGCGGAGCAGGCATTGCAGGACTGGATCGATTATGGACGGCCAGCGCTGGCTCGTTTGGCGATTGAAAAAGCCGTCCCCCCGAACGGTATTTCTTCAGACGAGGGAGCCTTGTTCCTCGGTATGCGTGGTAAACGGCTGAACCAGCGTGTGGCGCGTGAAATCGTGCATAAGGCCGCACGTGAAGCGGGCGTTCCGGACATCAGCCCGCATGCCTTGCGCCATTCGGCAGCCACGCACATGTTGGATGGGGGAGCTGATTTGAGGGAAGTGCAGGAGATGCTTGGGCATTCCTCCTTGAAAACCACACAACGCTATACGCACGTGTCCATCGAGCAGCTCAAAAACCGTTACGGTCAGGCATTCCCCCGAGCATGA
- a CDS encoding ABC transporter ATP-binding protein — protein sequence MARHSAKGVAQSIEQAEEQHDHVVARAVDLTKTYGDADSQVVALDHVNVEFQRGQMTAIMGPSGSGKSTLMHCMAGLDQPTSGKVFIEGLEVSSMGQKQLTDLRRAQIGFIFQSFNLVPTLCAEENILLPLQIAKKPIDRDWFKQVVKVVGLEKRLTHRPSQLSGGQQQRVACARAMMARPSVIFADEPTGNLDSRSSREVLGFLKQSVTEYGQSIVMVTHDPRAASYADRVLVLADGHITQDLDHPTYEQILEVFADDGADEAGKVAQA from the coding sequence ATGGCACGGCACAGCGCAAAAGGCGTCGCACAAAGCATCGAACAGGCCGAGGAACAGCACGACCATGTGGTGGCGCGGGCCGTAGATCTGACGAAAACCTACGGTGACGCCGACAGCCAGGTAGTGGCGCTGGATCATGTGAACGTGGAATTCCAGCGCGGCCAGATGACCGCAATCATGGGCCCGTCCGGCTCAGGCAAGTCCACGCTGATGCATTGCATGGCGGGACTCGACCAACCGACTTCCGGCAAGGTGTTTATCGAAGGCCTCGAAGTGTCTTCGATGGGCCAGAAGCAGCTCACCGACTTGAGACGTGCGCAGATAGGATTCATCTTCCAGTCGTTCAATCTGGTACCCACGCTCTGCGCTGAAGAGAACATCCTGCTGCCTTTGCAAATTGCGAAGAAGCCGATTGACCGCGATTGGTTCAAGCAGGTGGTCAAGGTGGTCGGGCTGGAGAAGCGACTCACCCACCGGCCAAGCCAGCTGTCCGGCGGACAGCAGCAGCGCGTGGCCTGCGCCCGTGCGATGATGGCCCGCCCGTCCGTGATTTTCGCCGATGAGCCCACCGGTAACCTCGATTCTCGTTCTTCACGTGAGGTATTGGGCTTCCTGAAGCAGTCTGTGACCGAATATGGCCAGTCCATTGTGATGGTGACGCATGATCCGCGCGCCGCCTCCTACGCTGACCGCGTGCTGGTTTTGGCCGATGGCCATATTACGCAGGATCTCGACCACCCTACCTATGAGCAGATTCTTGAGGTCTTTGCCGATGACGGTGCGGATGAGGCCGGCAAGGTGGCACAAGCATGA
- a CDS encoding ABC transporter permease, with amino-acid sequence MIKIGLRDARAHFGRFVMSIIAIALGVSFVVGSFCFREMMNNQVSDMMGTSADHDVYVRGSKEVKSDSSGLMAASSSSKTYNTINVDLASTIGDVKGVKSAEVVYSVSGTVLVGKDGAAVSTMGAPTLAVGFGKDVPWRSATFTSGTDPTSDDEIALHSFAAEKANLKVGDKTKVVYPDGPKDVTVTGIFDLDSSLAGAIIIDIPPSLAKTYATQQSDDPDKTDQIGIYGNLKTPLDEQAQQELADRINKALPAGSKAHAITGNQLRDESTQSAQEALGFVQPLILIFAVIALFVGSFIIANTFSMIVRESMRGYAVLRSIGASPAQVFTTVIVQAIVLGVVGSGIGIGLGWGMVKGIVAMMGQMGTPMTGSSNPSVSDMLVGLAVGLIVTLIGAALPASRAAMAPPIQAMNETVNPEKPVLTRGIIGTTMIVVGALTWAWTCRIAVADGDPTLIGWLNDFASWTGTGWPLGVGAALIVIGVIVAGPAWVSPAGAVLGWIPAHVFQVTGRLATRNLSRHKRRTSNTAAALFVGVAIVSCLSVVATSAKASVNDIVDTGLKADFSISSAASGQIPDNAVEAIKGVDGLKSVSSNRMIFGAKYDGKQVKGMTFAAQDSLFTDVFAPEIIAGDANKALRGGELVVGEDIADDQGWKVGDTVKVSTENTTVDEEATAQAQADYQTQVQAQIQSLTEEAQKLALAGDAAGAQAKSDEIQQVTQQAQNVDPATLVKTKQVTVIKKLKVGAIISNSVYRSCVFVNDDLGDQLGTKQTMFTMQMYLVAKPGENLDKLEQRIKKAVKPYYVISVMNRDEYKSTMGSMVDQILLVLYALLALSIVIAIFGIVNTLALSVSERTKEIGLLRAIGTSRGQVRGMLGIEAAIIAVFGTVMGMVVGVAAGAVIRAVYEADGLSVLSIPWDQLGVFLVLSILVGLIASVSPASRALKQPVLDAVASE; translated from the coding sequence ATGATCAAAATCGGATTGCGCGACGCCCGCGCGCATTTCGGGCGATTCGTCATGTCCATCATCGCCATCGCACTAGGCGTGAGCTTTGTGGTCGGCTCGTTCTGTTTCCGTGAAATGATGAACAACCAGGTCTCCGACATGATGGGCACCAGCGCCGACCATGACGTATATGTTCGCGGCTCAAAAGAAGTCAAATCCGACTCCTCCGGCCTGATGGCCGCCTCGTCTTCCTCGAAAACCTATAACACCATCAACGTCGATCTGGCCTCGACCATCGGCGACGTCAAGGGCGTGAAAAGCGCGGAAGTCGTGTATTCCGTGTCCGGCACGGTGCTGGTCGGTAAGGACGGCGCGGCCGTATCCACCATGGGAGCGCCGACATTGGCCGTGGGCTTTGGCAAGGATGTGCCATGGCGTTCCGCCACATTCACTTCGGGCACAGACCCCACCTCGGACGACGAAATCGCCTTGCATTCCTTTGCCGCCGAGAAGGCGAATCTGAAGGTTGGAGACAAAACCAAAGTCGTCTACCCGGACGGGCCGAAAGACGTAACGGTAACCGGTATCTTCGATCTGGATTCCTCGCTTGCCGGTGCCATCATCATCGATATTCCACCATCTTTGGCCAAGACGTACGCCACCCAGCAAAGCGACGACCCGGATAAGACCGACCAGATCGGTATCTACGGTAACCTCAAAACCCCGCTGGACGAGCAGGCGCAGCAGGAACTCGCCGACCGTATCAATAAGGCGTTGCCTGCCGGCTCCAAAGCACATGCCATCACCGGCAACCAGCTGCGCGACGAGTCGACCCAATCCGCGCAGGAGGCACTGGGCTTCGTTCAGCCATTGATTCTTATTTTCGCGGTAATTGCCCTGTTCGTGGGCTCGTTCATCATCGCGAACACGTTCTCGATGATCGTGCGCGAATCAATGCGCGGCTACGCAGTGCTGCGATCAATAGGAGCCTCCCCCGCCCAGGTGTTCACCACGGTGATCGTGCAGGCGATTGTGCTCGGTGTGGTCGGTTCCGGCATCGGTATCGGGCTCGGCTGGGGCATGGTCAAAGGCATCGTCGCGATGATGGGTCAGATGGGCACGCCGATGACCGGATCCTCGAATCCGAGCGTCTCGGACATGCTGGTTGGTCTCGCGGTAGGCCTGATCGTCACGCTGATCGGCGCGGCGTTGCCGGCCAGTCGTGCCGCAATGGCCCCGCCCATTCAGGCAATGAACGAGACCGTGAACCCGGAGAAGCCAGTATTGACTCGCGGCATCATCGGCACCACGATGATTGTGGTGGGCGCACTGACCTGGGCCTGGACCTGCCGCATCGCAGTGGCGGACGGCGATCCGACGCTAATCGGCTGGCTCAACGACTTCGCTTCCTGGACCGGCACCGGCTGGCCGCTTGGCGTGGGCGCGGCGCTTATCGTCATTGGCGTTATTGTGGCGGGCCCGGCTTGGGTCTCCCCTGCCGGCGCGGTTTTGGGCTGGATTCCGGCGCATGTGTTCCAGGTAACGGGCCGGCTCGCCACTCGTAATCTCTCCCGACACAAGCGCCGCACCTCGAACACGGCGGCGGCCCTATTCGTGGGCGTGGCAATCGTCTCCTGCCTGAGCGTGGTGGCCACCTCGGCCAAGGCCTCGGTGAATGACATCGTCGACACTGGATTAAAGGCTGATTTCTCCATATCGTCCGCGGCATCCGGCCAGATTCCCGATAATGCCGTCGAAGCGATTAAAGGTGTAGATGGGCTGAAGTCCGTGTCTTCAAATCGAATGATTTTCGGTGCGAAGTATGACGGCAAGCAGGTCAAGGGCATGACGTTCGCGGCTCAGGATTCCCTGTTCACTGACGTGTTCGCGCCCGAAATCATTGCAGGTGACGCGAATAAAGCATTGCGTGGCGGCGAACTGGTGGTCGGCGAAGACATCGCCGACGATCAAGGATGGAAAGTCGGCGACACCGTAAAGGTGTCCACCGAGAACACGACGGTCGACGAAGAGGCCACCGCCCAGGCACAGGCCGACTATCAGACACAGGTTCAGGCTCAAATTCAATCGTTGACCGAAGAGGCGCAGAAGCTGGCATTGGCTGGCGATGCGGCGGGAGCGCAGGCCAAATCCGATGAGATTCAGCAAGTCACGCAGCAGGCTCAAAACGTGGATCCTGCAACTTTGGTGAAAACCAAGCAGGTCACGGTAATCAAGAAGCTCAAAGTCGGTGCGATCATCTCGAATTCGGTATACCGTTCGTGCGTGTTCGTCAATGATGATTTGGGCGACCAGCTGGGAACCAAGCAGACGATGTTCACCATGCAGATGTATCTGGTGGCCAAGCCGGGCGAGAATCTCGACAAGTTGGAGCAGCGCATCAAGAAGGCGGTCAAGCCGTACTACGTGATTTCGGTGATGAACCGCGACGAATACAAGTCCACGATGGGCTCGATGGTCGATCAGATTCTGTTGGTGCTTTATGCGCTGTTGGCATTGTCCATTGTGATTGCGATTTTCGGCATTGTGAACACGTTGGCGTTATCCGTGTCCGAACGCACCAAGGAAATCGGTCTGTTGAGGGCCATCGGCACGTCGCGCGGCCAGGTGCGAGGCATGTTGGGCATCGAAGCGGCCATTATCGCCGTGTTCGGCACGGTGATGGGCATGGTGGTCGGCGTCGCGGCAGGCGCTGTGATTCGCGCGGTGTACGAGGCCGACGGCCTGAGTGTGCTCAGCATTCCGTGGGATCAGCTCGGAGTGTTCCTCGTGCTCTCGATTCTGGTGGGTCTCATCGCCTCCGTCTCGCCTGCCTCTCGCGCGCTCAAGCAGCCGGTTCTGGATGCTGTTGCCTCGGAGTAA
- a CDS encoding DUF6725 family protein, producing the protein MTLPRQIPTGARVVVRVTEGVDPTDHRMKFRDYVGHVVSWDGYTLELVRDAAANGSRPAQNVTIHQEQIATLKPIPERPVTPLRP; encoded by the coding sequence ATGACGTTGCCCAGGCAGATTCCAACAGGCGCGCGAGTGGTGGTGCGTGTTACCGAGGGCGTGGATCCCACTGACCATCGTATGAAATTCCGCGATTACGTGGGTCATGTGGTCTCATGGGACGGCTACACGTTGGAACTGGTGCGTGACGCCGCGGCCAACGGCTCTCGTCCAGCACAAAACGTGACGATTCATCAGGAGCAAATCGCCACATTGAAGCCGATACCGGAGCGTCCGGTCACGCCTCTGAGGCCGTAA
- a CDS encoding prephenate dehydrogenase → MVNTVGIIGLGLIGGSLARRLAERGIRVVAWNHRPHPYAQAEADGIFCKSTLAELMDAEPDVVVLCNPLKAMPAMLDSLAPLMVEHPRTTITDVGSVKGMVREQVEAAGLGECYVGAHPMAGNELSGWQAADPHLYDDALWAVTVDSATNYQRFLDVAALITKGVGNRLIVLDDETHDKAAAMISHMPHVVSTALINELSAYPDRNIAAALAAGCWRDMTRVALTDPNRTRAMVEEDALNVEALLRRMAKRLTDMADQLHDGDETDVIRFFAEGNPFRQYKSALTHASDGAAESLPERELTVPESGWQQTLLFSARRGEAIIGFVNPRQAIIQLRPAM, encoded by the coding sequence GTGGTAAATACAGTCGGAATCATTGGACTGGGACTGATTGGCGGTTCTCTTGCCCGGCGCCTGGCCGAGCGGGGCATACGTGTAGTCGCATGGAACCATCGCCCGCATCCTTATGCTCAAGCCGAGGCAGATGGCATATTCTGCAAAAGCACATTGGCTGAGCTCATGGATGCTGAGCCGGATGTGGTCGTGTTGTGCAATCCGCTGAAAGCCATGCCTGCAATGCTTGACTCGTTGGCTCCTCTTATGGTCGAACATCCGCGTACCACCATCACTGATGTGGGCTCGGTCAAAGGCATGGTTCGCGAGCAGGTCGAAGCCGCCGGATTGGGGGAGTGCTATGTGGGTGCCCACCCGATGGCCGGCAACGAATTGTCCGGTTGGCAGGCTGCAGACCCGCATCTGTACGATGATGCACTATGGGCGGTGACCGTTGATAGTGCCACGAATTATCAACGATTCCTTGACGTGGCCGCTTTGATTACCAAAGGTGTTGGCAACCGTCTCATCGTGCTGGACGATGAGACGCACGACAAAGCTGCGGCAATGATCTCCCATATGCCACACGTGGTATCCACCGCGCTGATCAACGAACTGTCTGCCTACCCCGATCGCAATATTGCGGCCGCATTGGCCGCTGGCTGTTGGAGGGATATGACCCGTGTGGCTCTGACCGACCCTAATCGCACGCGTGCGATGGTCGAGGAGGATGCGTTGAATGTCGAAGCGTTGCTTCGCCGTATGGCCAAGCGTCTGACTGATATGGCCGACCAATTGCATGACGGCGACGAAACCGACGTGATTCGGTTCTTTGCTGAAGGCAACCCGTTCCGCCAGTACAAGTCCGCACTCACACATGCGAGTGACGGTGCAGCCGAGAGCTTGCCGGAACGCGAGCTTACCGTTCCTGAATCCGGTTGGCAGCAGACCTTGCTGTTTTCCGCGCGCAGAGGTGAAGCCATCATCGGCTTCGTCAACCCACGTCAGGCGATTATTCAGCTGCGCCCTGCCATGTAG
- a CDS encoding prephenate dehydratase, with protein sequence MARMKLFYLGPEGTFTHQAAITAANRFAPLEDFDLVALPDVPAIMQAVESRQGWGVIAWENNVEGYVVPNLDALIDATDVAGFARVSVDVVFNAFTVRGHGIYDCTGGIVSAHAHGLAQCKRFIAEHHLKPEPSSSNAAACRDLQPGQVALGPSICGELYNLDTLAEHVQDFEGARTEFLVIAPRDVVQDLNARAHRNNADDFETIITFIPLVTGPGVLADLLDVLRDAGLNMTSFISRPIKGNDGTYSFIATLDASPREPKFHAVLEEIAEHGDWAKTLAVYPRRERPSPPVDAWMLPEGGVHVDAEHPSEGWQHTEEARRELLW encoded by the coding sequence ATGGCACGCATGAAACTGTTCTATTTGGGCCCGGAGGGCACATTCACCCATCAGGCGGCAATAACGGCCGCCAATCGGTTCGCACCGCTCGAGGACTTTGACCTCGTTGCTCTACCGGATGTACCTGCCATCATGCAAGCCGTCGAATCGCGTCAGGGTTGGGGCGTGATCGCTTGGGAAAACAACGTCGAAGGGTATGTGGTGCCCAACCTCGATGCCCTGATTGATGCCACTGATGTAGCGGGTTTTGCCCGTGTCAGTGTGGATGTGGTCTTTAATGCTTTCACGGTGCGAGGTCACGGCATTTATGATTGCACCGGCGGCATCGTCAGCGCTCACGCACATGGTCTGGCGCAATGCAAACGATTCATCGCCGAACATCATCTCAAGCCCGAGCCCTCATCGTCCAATGCCGCTGCCTGCCGCGATTTGCAGCCCGGCCAAGTGGCGCTCGGTCCCAGCATCTGTGGTGAGTTGTACAACCTGGATACCCTTGCCGAACATGTGCAGGATTTCGAGGGAGCCCGCACTGAATTCCTTGTCATTGCTCCGCGAGATGTGGTTCAGGATCTCAATGCCCGCGCGCACCGCAATAATGCCGACGATTTTGAAACCATCATCACATTCATTCCGCTGGTCACAGGTCCTGGTGTATTGGCCGATCTGCTTGATGTGCTGCGTGACGCAGGACTGAATATGACCAGCTTCATTTCCCGCCCCATAAAGGGGAACGATGGCACTTATAGTTTCATCGCCACGCTTGATGCCTCGCCGCGGGAGCCCAAGTTCCATGCCGTGCTCGAAGAAATTGCCGAACATGGTGATTGGGCTAAGACTCTGGCTGTATACCCACGTCGTGAACGTCCCAGCCCGCCGGTTGATGCATGGATGTTGCCCGAAGGTGGTGTCCATGTCGATGCTGAGCATCCGTCAGAAGGCTGGCAGCACACCGAAGAGGCCAGGAGGGAATTGTTGTGGTAA